In Halobaculum magnesiiphilum, the following proteins share a genomic window:
- a CDS encoding A/G-specific adenine glycosylase translates to MSAHLPDDRDPVREALIAWYENDHRDFPWRRTDDPYRILVSEVMSQQTQLSRVEEAYADFLDRWPAAEDLAAAERGEVVSFWSNHSLGYNNRAKYLHEAATQVRDEYDGEFPTEPDELRELMGVGPYTANAVASFAFDNGDAVVDTNVKRVLHRAFGVPDDDAEFEGAASALMPEGESRVWNNAIMELGGVACGQSPRCDEAGCPWRRWCRAYETGDFTAPDVPEQPSFEGSRRQFRGKIVRALGNHDELTLGELGPRIRVDYSPDGDGEGSEDWLRGLVGDLAEDGLVEVTDDEDGTTVQLRR, encoded by the coding sequence ATGAGCGCACACCTCCCCGACGACCGCGACCCGGTGCGGGAGGCGCTGATCGCGTGGTACGAGAACGACCACCGCGACTTCCCGTGGCGACGCACCGACGACCCCTACCGGATCCTCGTCTCGGAGGTGATGAGCCAGCAGACGCAACTCTCGCGGGTCGAGGAGGCGTATGCCGACTTCCTCGACCGGTGGCCCGCGGCCGAGGACCTCGCGGCCGCCGAGCGCGGCGAGGTGGTCTCCTTCTGGTCGAACCACTCGCTGGGCTACAACAACCGCGCCAAGTACCTCCACGAGGCGGCCACGCAGGTCCGGGACGAGTACGACGGGGAGTTCCCGACCGAGCCCGACGAGCTCCGGGAGCTGATGGGCGTCGGGCCCTACACCGCCAACGCGGTCGCGTCGTTCGCGTTCGACAACGGCGACGCGGTGGTCGACACGAACGTGAAGCGGGTGCTCCACCGCGCGTTCGGCGTCCCCGACGACGACGCGGAGTTCGAGGGGGCCGCGTCCGCGCTGATGCCCGAGGGGGAATCGCGCGTCTGGAACAACGCGATCATGGAGCTGGGCGGCGTCGCCTGCGGACAGTCCCCGCGTTGTGACGAGGCGGGCTGCCCGTGGCGACGGTGGTGCCGCGCCTACGAGACGGGCGATTTCACCGCGCCGGACGTGCCCGAGCAGCCGAGCTTCGAGGGGAGCCGTCGGCAGTTCCGCGGGAAGATCGTACGCGCGCTCGGGAACCACGACGAGTTGACGCTCGGCGAACTCGGCCCGCGCATCCGGGTCGACTACAGCCCCGACGGCGACGGCGAGGGGAGCGAGGACTGGCTCCGTGGGCTCGTCGGCGACCTGGCCGAGGACGGGCTCGTCGAGGTCACCGACGACGAGGACGGGACGACCGTCCAACTGCGGCGATAG
- a CDS encoding SelT/SelW/SelH family protein, giving the protein MTRVEIEYCVPCGMLERAQSVQAAILEEFGLDVEAVSLVTGDGGIFEVRADGEVVFDKESDEFDVDAIVESVGSRVGATA; this is encoded by the coding sequence ATGACACGAGTCGAGATCGAGTACTGCGTACCGTGCGGGATGCTGGAGCGTGCACAGAGCGTTCAGGCGGCGATCCTCGAGGAGTTCGGGCTGGACGTCGAGGCGGTGTCGCTGGTCACCGGCGACGGCGGGATCTTCGAGGTACGCGCCGACGGCGAGGTGGTGTTCGATAAGGAATCCGACGAGTTCGACGTGGACGCCATCGTGGAGTCGGTGGGGAGTCGCGTCGGCGCGACCGCCTAA
- a CDS encoding AI-2E family transporter, translating into MALSDVDWSRTAWWGIGAVLGAALTFVVYSFVGTFVFGVFIYYATRPVYNRIRKRIPQPSVAAAVAIFAMVLPALLLAGYALLIVANQIRELDIAGNGYLEQLPFTQDTLDMLTDPSQVAAIDWQQYVTLETIGGALNSLAQAADTVAFVGTGAVHLFVMLAIAFYLLRDGGRLGRYLVRFTDQAGIVDAYGLAVDRDLKSIFFGNILNAIVTGTIGVIVYSVLNVFAPEGGAIPAAALVGLIAGVASLIPIVGMKLVYVPVTAFMAVRAVANDVTGGLAFVGVFALASLVVVDTIPDLVLRPYVSGRSLHVGAVMLAYTLGPLLFGWYGIFLMPILLVLVVHFVRIVLPELLAGEPLRPYAVDPTHLTAEGPSVVPTKSDPAAVEDGGGTEEAPSRDRQPPAEGSDEE; encoded by the coding sequence ATGGCGCTCTCCGATGTCGACTGGTCGCGGACGGCGTGGTGGGGCATCGGCGCGGTGCTGGGAGCGGCGCTCACGTTCGTGGTGTACTCGTTCGTCGGGACGTTCGTGTTCGGGGTGTTCATCTACTACGCGACGCGCCCCGTCTACAACCGGATCCGCAAGCGGATCCCGCAGCCGAGCGTCGCCGCCGCGGTCGCCATCTTCGCGATGGTGCTGCCGGCACTGCTGCTCGCGGGCTATGCGCTGCTGATCGTCGCCAACCAGATCCGGGAGCTCGACATCGCCGGGAACGGCTACCTCGAACAGCTCCCGTTCACGCAGGACACCCTCGACATGCTGACCGACCCGTCGCAGGTCGCGGCGATCGACTGGCAGCAGTACGTCACGCTCGAGACGATCGGCGGAGCGCTGAACTCGCTGGCGCAGGCGGCCGACACCGTCGCGTTCGTCGGGACCGGCGCGGTCCACCTGTTCGTCATGCTCGCGATCGCGTTCTATCTGCTTCGCGACGGCGGACGGCTCGGCCGGTATCTCGTCCGATTCACCGATCAGGCGGGGATCGTCGACGCCTACGGGCTCGCGGTCGACCGCGACCTGAAGTCGATCTTCTTCGGGAACATCCTCAACGCGATCGTCACCGGCACGATCGGCGTGATCGTCTACTCGGTGCTCAACGTGTTCGCTCCCGAGGGCGGCGCCATCCCGGCGGCCGCGCTGGTCGGACTGATCGCGGGCGTCGCGAGCCTGATCCCGATCGTCGGGATGAAGCTCGTGTACGTTCCGGTCACGGCGTTCATGGCGGTTCGAGCGGTGGCGAACGACGTCACCGGAGGGCTGGCGTTCGTGGGCGTGTTCGCGCTCGCGTCGCTGGTCGTCGTCGACACGATCCCCGACCTCGTGTTGCGGCCGTACGTCTCCGGGCGCTCGCTGCACGTCGGGGCGGTGATGCTCGCGTACACGCTCGGGCCGCTGCTGTTCGGGTGGTACGGGATCTTCCTCATGCCGATCCTCCTCGTGTTGGTCGTGCACTTCGTCCGGATCGTCCTCCCGGAGCTGCTCGCCGGGGAGCCGCTCCGGCCGTACGCGGTCGATCCCACACACCTCACCGCAGAGGGGCCGTCAGTCGTTCCCACGAAGTCGGACCCGGCCGCCGTCGAGGACGGCGGGGGAACCGAGGAGGCTCCGTCTCGGGACCGACAGCCGCCGGCGGAGGGGTCCGACGAGGAGTGA
- a CDS encoding amphi-Trp domain-containing protein translates to MPEEVLFKSETRQDRSEIAAHLREVAGKLDADGELTLAGGGESVTMVVPATATFEVKAERETGSGPDELSVEFEIEWDEGADGDAADSGFSVE, encoded by the coding sequence ATGCCCGAAGAAGTGCTGTTCAAATCCGAGACTCGTCAGGACCGCAGCGAGATCGCCGCCCACCTCCGCGAGGTCGCCGGGAAGCTCGACGCCGACGGGGAGCTTACGCTGGCCGGCGGCGGCGAGTCGGTCACGATGGTGGTGCCCGCGACCGCGACGTTCGAGGTGAAAGCCGAACGGGAGACCGGGTCGGGGCCGGACGAGCTGAGCGTCGAGTTCGAGATCGAGTGGGACGAGGGCGCCGACGGGGACGCCGCCGACTCGGGGTTCTCCGTCGAGTGA
- a CDS encoding DUF2061 domain-containing protein has protein sequence MARLSLPRSPLQHRRRAIVKTLCYRAVMVTITVVVAWAVVGDVSDAVNIGIVANVVKTATYYAYERLWDRISWGVVEAA, from the coding sequence ATGGCGCGTCTCTCGCTCCCGCGGTCGCCGCTCCAGCACAGGCGGCGGGCGATCGTCAAGACGCTGTGCTACCGGGCGGTGATGGTCACGATCACGGTGGTCGTCGCGTGGGCGGTCGTCGGCGACGTGAGCGACGCGGTGAACATCGGCATCGTGGCGAACGTCGTGAAGACGGCGACATACTACGCCTACGAGCGGCTGTGGGACCGGATCTCCTGGGGTGTCGTCGAGGCTGCGTGA
- a CDS encoding aminotransferase class III-fold pyridoxal phosphate-dependent enzyme, with product MDRDTAEVSVTEMPGARAREWAAYHRDVAATTTYVYDFVWDITAEAEGPLCTDVDGNVLLDFTSHVAAAPLGYNNPKITDRMAEFDMVDPTKIAGQDFYVSDGADPGESALPGPADLMHELVDRTDHYGLDTVFLSNSGAEAVENAIKICYDASGGGKYGVTFDGAFHGRTLGALSLNRSKSVYRRDFPEVSGIHDVPFCDDRACSPETCSCGFFVDEGDTSLLREKLDPKTGHVDPEETSYIIMEPIQGEGGYRFPSEPFMAEVADLAAEHDIPLVADEIQSGMGRTGEFWGADHYPIEPDVITGAKGMRVGATIANEDTFPEERARLSSTWGAGDIVASAQGVFTLRAIDEYDLLDNAVVRGEQFKEIVRDADLDGVTDVRGKGLMLAVEFESPDLRDDVQEAALRRGLLTLACGSTVIRILPPLDVTEREIEMGADLLIDAAGDVN from the coding sequence ATGGACCGAGACACGGCCGAGGTGAGCGTCACCGAGATGCCTGGCGCTCGCGCCCGCGAGTGGGCCGCCTACCACCGGGACGTCGCCGCGACGACGACGTACGTGTACGACTTCGTGTGGGACATCACCGCCGAGGCCGAGGGCCCGTTATGCACAGACGTGGACGGCAACGTCCTGCTGGATTTTACCTCCCACGTCGCCGCCGCGCCCCTCGGCTACAACAACCCGAAGATCACGGACCGGATGGCAGAGTTCGACATGGTCGACCCGACGAAGATCGCCGGACAGGACTTCTACGTCTCCGACGGCGCCGACCCCGGCGAGTCGGCGCTCCCCGGCCCCGCGGACCTGATGCACGAGCTCGTCGACCGCACGGACCACTACGGGCTCGACACCGTCTTCCTCTCGAACTCCGGCGCCGAGGCCGTCGAGAACGCGATCAAGATCTGCTACGACGCCTCCGGCGGCGGAAAGTACGGCGTCACCTTCGACGGCGCGTTCCACGGCCGGACGCTCGGTGCGCTCTCGCTCAACCGCTCGAAATCGGTGTACCGCCGGGACTTCCCCGAGGTTTCCGGGATCCACGACGTGCCCTTCTGTGACGACCGCGCGTGTTCGCCCGAGACGTGTTCGTGTGGCTTCTTCGTCGACGAGGGGGACACGTCGCTGCTGCGGGAGAAACTCGACCCGAAGACGGGGCACGTCGACCCCGAGGAGACTTCCTACATCATCATGGAGCCGATCCAGGGCGAGGGCGGCTACCGCTTCCCCTCCGAGCCGTTCATGGCGGAGGTCGCCGACCTCGCCGCCGAACACGACATCCCCCTCGTCGCCGACGAGATCCAGTCGGGGATGGGCCGCACCGGCGAGTTCTGGGGGGCGGACCACTACCCGATCGAGCCGGACGTGATCACCGGCGCGAAGGGGATGCGCGTCGGCGCCACGATCGCGAACGAGGACACCTTCCCCGAGGAGCGCGCGCGGCTCTCGTCGACGTGGGGCGCCGGCGACATCGTCGCCTCGGCACAGGGCGTGTTCACGCTGCGGGCCATCGACGAGTACGACCTGCTCGACAACGCGGTCGTCCGCGGCGAGCAGTTCAAGGAGATCGTCCGCGACGCCGACCTCGACGGCGTGACCGACGTGCGCGGGAAGGGCCTGATGCTCGCCGTCGAGTTCGAGTCCCCGGACCTGCGCGACGACGTGCAGGAGGCGGCGCTGCGCCGGGGCCTGCTCACGCTCGCGTGCGGCTCGACGGTGATCCGGATCCTGCCGCCGCTGGACGTGACCGAACGGGAGATCGAGATGGGTGCGGACCTCCTGATCGATGCCGCCGGCGACGTGAACTGA
- the cyoE gene encoding heme o synthase: MGVYLLLVVGATTAVTDAATACTAWPACGDGFALPTAEAGWVALGHRAVAAVVGVLVLATGVAAWWARPSRRVAGAVAASFLLYPVQSLLGAYVATGGRETLAVVAGVPVTLSAIHLVGGLAVFFGLLAALAWELEDRTGDPDDEPAIGSDGPALADEPLDPGPRPEIPSWRDDPVRRARLTAAAYFRLMKPRLMWLLCLVASAAMALAGGPGLSVPVVAATLVGGALSIGASGTFNHVFERDIDRRMQRTSDRPLAVDLVSVRNAVAFGLLLTVVSVGLFAWVNALAAVLGFVAIVFYSVVYTLVLKPNTVQNTVIGGAAGALPALIGWAAVTGEIGVGGLALATLIFLWTPAHFYNLALAYKDDYERGGFPMMPVVRGETATRRHIVWYFGATLAVAAGMVSLGRLDWLYALAGVVVGAVFLWAIVRLHYERDESAAFRAFHASNAYLGVVLLAVVVDALAV; the protein is encoded by the coding sequence ATGGGGGTGTACCTGCTGCTCGTGGTAGGTGCAACCACGGCCGTCACCGACGCCGCCACGGCCTGTACGGCGTGGCCGGCCTGCGGTGACGGGTTCGCGCTGCCGACGGCGGAGGCCGGCTGGGTCGCGCTCGGCCACCGCGCGGTCGCGGCCGTCGTCGGCGTGCTCGTGCTCGCCACCGGCGTCGCCGCCTGGTGGGCCCGCCCGAGCCGTCGCGTCGCGGGGGCGGTCGCGGCATCGTTCCTCCTGTACCCCGTCCAGTCGCTGCTGGGGGCGTACGTCGCCACCGGCGGCCGCGAGACGCTCGCGGTCGTCGCGGGAGTTCCGGTGACGCTGTCGGCGATCCACCTCGTGGGGGGGCTGGCCGTGTTCTTCGGGCTGCTCGCCGCGCTCGCGTGGGAGTTGGAGGACCGCACGGGCGACCCGGACGACGAGCCCGCGATCGGCTCCGACGGCCCGGCCCTCGCGGACGAGCCCCTCGACCCCGGGCCGCGCCCCGAGATCCCGTCGTGGCGGGACGACCCGGTCCGGCGCGCCCGTCTCACGGCGGCGGCGTACTTCCGGCTCATGAAGCCGCGGCTGATGTGGCTGCTGTGTCTGGTCGCCAGCGCCGCGATGGCGCTGGCGGGCGGACCGGGCCTTTCGGTGCCGGTCGTCGCGGCGACGCTCGTCGGCGGGGCGCTCTCGATCGGCGCCTCCGGCACGTTCAACCACGTGTTCGAACGCGACATCGACCGCCGGATGCAGCGCACGAGCGACCGGCCGCTGGCGGTCGATCTCGTCTCGGTGCGCAACGCCGTCGCCTTCGGGCTGCTGCTCACCGTCGTCTCGGTCGGCCTGTTCGCGTGGGTGAACGCCCTCGCGGCCGTCCTCGGGTTCGTCGCGATCGTGTTCTACTCGGTCGTGTACACGCTCGTATTGAAGCCGAACACGGTCCAGAACACCGTCATCGGCGGCGCCGCCGGCGCGCTCCCCGCGCTCATCGGCTGGGCCGCCGTGACCGGCGAGATCGGCGTCGGCGGGCTCGCGCTCGCGACGCTGATCTTCCTGTGGACGCCGGCGCACTTCTACAACCTCGCGCTCGCGTACAAGGACGACTACGAGCGCGGCGGCTTCCCGATGATGCCGGTCGTGCGCGGCGAGACCGCGACCCGGCGCCACATCGTCTGGTACTTCGGCGCGACGTTGGCGGTCGCGGCAGGGATGGTCAGCCTCGGTCGCCTCGACTGGCTGTACGCGCTCGCCGGCGTCGTCGTCGGCGCCGTGTTCCTGTGGGCGATCGTCCGGCTCCACTACGAGCGCGACGAGTCCGCGGCGTTCCGCGCGTTCCACGCGTCGAACGCCTATCTCGGCGTCGTCCTGCTCGCCGTCGTCGTCGACGCGCTCGCGGTGTGA
- a CDS encoding MgtC/SapB family protein — protein sequence MIATGAEGVVGDPLSLPVVRLALAAALGLFLGLEREWSEKSAGIRTFSLTSLVAAVFTHLAIETAVGGALLAVGGILVIVQGVLLAVSGLRTGADGSLSLTTSVSLLAAYGVGALVAVGAVVEGVTVAVVSAALLVLKRELHSFAGDLSRTELRSMTEFAVLAFVVYPVLPAGERVVLGVPLEPRVAWLMVVTVAGIGMVNYALVRTYGGRGIAVTGFLGGLASSTAVVGTMLDHATDRAESVSYAVAGVLLADAAMALRNLAIAVAFTVGGDAPVLLGVAAPLGALALGAVAVAAATADWRTRVDLAIESPFSLRNALAFGAAFLVILAASSLAQARFGTAGLYASAAVSGLVSSAGATTSAVLLYRGGTVGAEAASVAVLLATVSSVAVKAALAFAGPRAFVRRVAAYSLVIVAGAAVVALAATMA from the coding sequence ATGATCGCGACGGGTGCGGAGGGCGTCGTCGGGGACCCGCTGTCGCTGCCGGTCGTCCGGCTGGCGCTGGCGGCGGCGCTGGGACTGTTCCTGGGGCTGGAGCGCGAGTGGTCCGAGAAGTCCGCGGGGATCCGGACGTTCTCGCTGACGAGCCTCGTCGCCGCGGTGTTCACGCACCTGGCGATCGAGACCGCCGTCGGCGGCGCGCTGCTGGCGGTCGGCGGGATCCTCGTCATCGTGCAGGGGGTGTTGCTGGCGGTCAGCGGGCTTCGGACCGGCGCCGACGGGTCGCTGTCGCTCACGACGTCGGTCTCGTTGCTGGCGGCGTACGGCGTCGGGGCACTCGTCGCCGTCGGCGCCGTCGTGGAGGGCGTAACGGTCGCGGTGGTGTCGGCCGCGCTGCTGGTGTTGAAGCGGGAGCTGCACTCGTTCGCGGGCGACCTCTCGCGTACGGAGCTGCGCTCGATGACCGAGTTCGCCGTCCTCGCGTTCGTCGTCTACCCGGTGTTGCCGGCGGGCGAGCGGGTCGTGCTCGGCGTCCCGCTGGAGCCGCGGGTCGCGTGGCTCATGGTCGTCACCGTCGCGGGCATCGGGATGGTGAACTACGCGCTGGTGCGCACCTACGGCGGCCGCGGCATCGCCGTAACCGGGTTTCTGGGCGGGCTCGCCTCCTCGACGGCCGTCGTCGGGACGATGCTCGATCACGCGACCGACCGGGCGGAGTCGGTGTCGTACGCCGTCGCCGGTGTGCTGTTGGCGGACGCGGCGATGGCGCTGCGCAACCTCGCGATCGCCGTCGCGTTCACTGTCGGCGGCGACGCGCCCGTCCTGCTGGGCGTCGCGGCACCGCTGGGCGCGCTCGCGCTCGGGGCCGTCGCGGTGGCGGCGGCGACGGCCGACTGGCGTACCCGGGTCGACCTCGCCATCGAGTCGCCGTTCTCGCTCCGCAACGCGCTGGCGTTCGGCGCGGCGTTCCTCGTCATCCTCGCCGCCAGCAGCCTCGCGCAGGCCCGCTTCGGCACCGCCGGGCTGTACGCGTCGGCGGCCGTCTCGGGGCTGGTCTCCTCGGCCGGGGCGACCACCTCGGCGGTGCTGTTGTACCGCGGGGGGACCGTCGGCGCCGAGGCCGCGAGCGTCGCCGTCCTGCTCGCGACCGTCTCCAGCGTCGCGGTGAAGGCGGCGCTGGCGTTCGCCGGGCCGCGGGCGTTCGTGCGCCGCGTGGCCGCCTACAGCCTCGTGATCGTCGCCGGGGCCGCGGTCGTCGCGCTCGCGGCGACGATGGCGTGA
- a CDS encoding PadR family transcriptional regulator, with translation MYDLTGFQRDLLYVIAGQEEPHGLAIKAELEDYYEKEIHHGRLYPNLDTLVEKGLVEKGQRDQRTNFYTLTRRGRREIEARREWEGRYVDLE, from the coding sequence ATGTACGACCTGACCGGGTTCCAGCGTGACCTGTTGTACGTGATCGCTGGGCAAGAGGAGCCGCACGGGCTGGCGATCAAAGCGGAGCTCGAGGACTACTACGAGAAGGAGATCCACCACGGGCGCCTGTACCCGAACCTCGACACGCTCGTCGAGAAGGGACTCGTCGAGAAGGGCCAACGCGACCAACGAACCAACTTCTACACGCTCACGCGACGCGGGCGCCGGGAGATCGAGGCCCGCCGCGAGTGGGAGGGGCGCTACGTCGACCTCGAGTGA
- the coxB gene encoding cytochrome c oxidase subunit II: MTRTRLGSLLVGLAGLMLFATPVAAQASTTAELINGLNEDLLYVAIPITLLVEVILIYTVLKFKDNDEPAPTRENRRLEITWTVATAIILLFVGVASYGVLANPDVTYTGGPEEIDAADGDVHVEAVAYQWNWRMNYQTSNISELTASDIDTSVVPQAEGVEGPVIVVPEGQDLFFTTASEDVIHGFSVPALGLKQDAVPGQEITIKTVAKETGTYQGYCTEFCGVAHSNMYFTVIVVDQGTYDEFVDNQTGSDDPESASLSAPAPTGLGA, translated from the coding sequence ATGACGCGTACGCGACTGGGGAGCCTGCTGGTCGGGCTCGCCGGGTTGATGCTGTTCGCGACGCCGGTCGCGGCACAGGCATCGACGACGGCGGAGCTGATCAACGGGCTGAACGAGGACCTGTTGTACGTCGCGATCCCGATCACGTTGCTCGTCGAGGTCATTCTCATCTACACCGTCCTGAAGTTCAAGGACAACGACGAGCCGGCGCCGACCCGCGAGAACCGGCGCCTCGAGATCACGTGGACGGTCGCGACGGCGATCATCCTCCTGTTCGTCGGCGTCGCCTCCTACGGCGTGCTGGCGAACCCCGACGTGACCTACACGGGCGGCCCCGAGGAGATCGACGCCGCAGACGGCGACGTCCACGTCGAGGCCGTCGCCTACCAGTGGAACTGGCGGATGAACTACCAGACGTCGAACATCAGCGAGTTGACCGCGAGCGACATCGACACGTCGGTGGTGCCGCAAGCCGAGGGGGTCGAGGGACCGGTGATAGTGGTCCCCGAGGGGCAGGACCTGTTCTTCACCACGGCCTCTGAGGACGTGATCCACGGCTTCAGCGTGCCCGCGCTCGGACTCAAGCAGGACGCCGTGCCCGGACAGGAGATCACGATCAAGACCGTCGCCAAGGAGACCGGGACCTACCAGGGGTACTGCACCGAGTTCTGCGGCGTCGCCCACTCCAACATGTACTTCACCGTCATCGTCGTCGACCAGGGCACCTACGACGAGTTCGTCGACAACCAGACCGGGTCGGACGACCCCGAGAGCGCCTCGCTGAGCGCGCCGGCACCGACCGGCCTCGGCGCGTAA
- a CDS encoding DUF4407 domain-containing protein, with protein sequence MSTNTSSLAGVLPSVTRRDLLIAALVLNAELAAVVAYFALTNASLSSPLFTLYGLIWVNLALVVFARYRPPPGDARSRRRALAVAGGYALLLAVFGGVLGVAPPRTTPGVELALLPPGWGPALVVNAGVAAAVMMPAKVLGYAALVYLLYGTVVDAASAGVAGVLGLFSCVSCSLPILVGAATAVVGGGGFVVAAVGGIGYGPSTFVFVVTVALLWWRPGFDLLR encoded by the coding sequence ATGAGCACGAATACGTCCTCGCTCGCCGGCGTCCTCCCGTCGGTCACCCGCCGCGACCTGTTGATCGCGGCGCTGGTCCTCAACGCGGAGCTCGCGGCCGTCGTCGCGTACTTCGCGCTCACGAACGCGTCCCTCTCCTCGCCGCTGTTCACGCTGTACGGCCTGATCTGGGTGAACCTCGCGCTCGTCGTGTTCGCGCGCTACCGCCCGCCTCCGGGCGACGCCCGGAGCCGCCGCCGCGCGCTCGCCGTCGCCGGCGGCTACGCGTTGTTGTTGGCCGTCTTCGGCGGCGTCCTCGGCGTCGCGCCCCCGCGAACGACGCCGGGCGTTGAACTGGCGTTGCTCCCGCCGGGGTGGGGGCCGGCGCTCGTCGTCAACGCCGGCGTCGCCGCCGCGGTGATGATGCCCGCGAAGGTGCTCGGCTACGCCGCGCTGGTGTATCTCCTGTACGGCACCGTCGTCGACGCCGCGAGCGCGGGGGTGGCGGGCGTGCTCGGGCTGTTCTCGTGTGTCTCCTGCTCGCTGCCGATCCTCGTCGGCGCGGCCACCGCGGTCGTCGGCGGCGGGGGGTTCGTCGTCGCGGCCGTCGGGGGGATCGGCTACGGTCCCTCGACGTTCGTGTTCGTCGTCACGGTCGCGCTGCTGTGGTGGCGGCCGGGGTTCGACCTGCTCCGGTAG